The proteins below come from a single Deltaproteobacteria bacterium genomic window:
- a CDS encoding alcohol dehydrogenase: QDGQEFLELAAKIPIQTETQLFRLEEANQALQLLKAGKINGAGVLAINP; encoded by the coding sequence GCAGGATGGCCAGGAATTTCTGGAACTGGCAGCTAAGATACCGATTCAAACCGAGACCCAACTATTCCGGCTGGAGGAAGCCAACCAGGCCCTGCAACTGCTCAAGGCCGGTAAGATTAACGGGGCGGGGGTTCTGGCGATTAATCCATAG
- a CDS encoding MoxR family ATPase encodes METVKIEGVTLHLAHPDELDLAWVGQEELLAQVLAAWLMVDERDLPLNPRLLGKPGVGKTTLAYAAGKKLGREVYLFQATMDTRPEDLLVTPVIAGSNKIQYMASSLVTAMLRGGVAVIDEANRMSEKSWASLAPLLDNRRYVESIAAGIKIKAHPDFRICVTMNDDASTFEVPEYIHSRLMPQIVVDFPSADEEQRILTQNLPFAPNFILDYVVNFLQQAHQARERFTVRDGINIARYAFKLSRSQTTPAQGRLTQISGQEIFRTCLIQAIVQILGEEALDYVPH; translated from the coding sequence ATGGAAACTGTAAAAATTGAAGGAGTCACCCTGCATCTGGCCCATCCCGATGAACTGGACCTGGCCTGGGTGGGGCAGGAAGAGTTGCTGGCCCAGGTGTTGGCCGCCTGGCTGATGGTGGATGAACGGGATCTGCCGCTGAACCCCCGGCTGCTGGGCAAACCCGGAGTCGGCAAAACCACCCTGGCCTATGCCGCGGGTAAAAAACTAGGCCGCGAAGTTTACCTGTTTCAGGCCACCATGGACACCCGGCCCGAGGACTTGCTGGTCACTCCGGTGATCGCCGGTTCCAATAAAATCCAATACATGGCCAGTTCCCTGGTGACCGCCATGCTGCGGGGCGGGGTGGCGGTGATCGATGAGGCCAACCGGATGAGCGAAAAGAGCTGGGCTTCCCTGGCCCCGCTGCTGGATAACCGCCGTTATGTAGAATCGATTGCCGCCGGGATCAAGATCAAGGCCCATCCCGATTTTCGCATCTGTGTGACTATGAACGATGATGCTTCTACCTTTGAGGTGCCGGAATACATCCACTCCCGGCTTATGCCCCAGATCGTGGTGGATTTCCCCAGCGCCGACGAAGAACAGCGTATTCTAACGCAGAATCTGCCTTTCGCCCCTAACTTTATCCTGGATTATGTGGTCAACTTCCTACAGCAGGCGCACCAGGCCCGGGAACGCTTTACGGTCCGGGATGGTATCAACATTGCCCGCTATGCCTTTAAATTGTCCCGTTCCCAAACCACTCCGGCTCAAGGGCGGCTAACCCAGATCTCCGGTCAAGAGATTTTTCGTACTTGTCTGATACAGGCTATCGTCCAGATTCTAGGGGAGGAAGCCCTGGATTATGTCCCCCACTGA
- a CDS encoding DUF86 domain-containing protein yields MPVEFSGIERRLDELSERLARLEPLRAKKRAEFDQDPYLRDIVERNLEVAVQCCLDISHRIISLTQAPKPTDYYEALLKMGELGVIPLDFARNLAPLAGFRNILIHEYIRLDWDEVYSNLQQIDDLARFADFVREWLRKQSNI; encoded by the coding sequence GTGCCAGTCGAATTCAGTGGTATCGAGAGGCGCTTGGACGAACTGAGCGAACGCTTGGCCAGATTAGAGCCGCTCAGAGCCAAGAAACGGGCCGAGTTTGACCAGGACCCGTACCTGCGCGATATTGTGGAGCGAAATCTGGAAGTAGCGGTGCAATGTTGCCTGGATATTAGCCACCGCATCATATCGCTGACTCAGGCCCCTAAGCCCACGGATTATTATGAGGCCTTATTAAAAATGGGGGAACTGGGGGTTATACCATTAGATTTTGCCCGGAACTTAGCCCCGCTAGCCGGATTCCGCAACATCCTGATTCATGAATATATTCGATTGGATTGGGATGAAGTCTATAGTAATTTACAACAGATCGATGATTTAGCCAGATTTGCCGATTTTGTCAGAGAATGGCTACGAAAACAAAGTAATATCTGA
- a CDS encoding nucleotidyltransferase domain-containing protein, translating to MLKNFPEVSLVYLFGSQAEGRSGPQSDYDLGILCDRGQDPPPRHGRLHQALTSLLKPAKVDVVWLGQAPIELAYAIIWQGKVLYQRDLAIRVEYEAQIMSRYADYLPVLRAWRQEILAGGQRASRIQWYREALGRTERTLGQIRAAQSQETGRV from the coding sequence ATCCTAAAAAATTTTCCTGAGGTCAGTCTGGTTTATCTATTCGGTTCGCAGGCTGAGGGTCGTTCCGGGCCGCAGAGTGACTATGATCTGGGAATTTTGTGTGACCGAGGTCAAGATCCCCCCCCACGGCATGGCCGTCTGCACCAGGCCCTAACCAGTCTCCTCAAACCTGCTAAGGTGGACGTGGTCTGGTTAGGTCAAGCCCCTATTGAATTGGCTTACGCCATTATCTGGCAGGGTAAAGTCCTTTATCAGCGCGATCTGGCGATCCGGGTGGAATATGAGGCTCAAATTATGAGTCGTTATGCCGATTATCTCCCAGTCTTGCGGGCCTGGCGGCAGGAAATTTTAGCAGGAGGGCAACGTGCCAGTCGAATTCAGTGGTATCGAGAGGCGCTTGGACGAACTGAGCGAACGCTTGGCCAGATTAGAGCCGCTCAGAGCCAAGAAACGGGCCGAGTTTGA
- a CDS encoding (2Fe-2S)-binding protein, which yields MEEVGLLINGIYLKVPQGYTLLQAAQHLGVDIPTLCYHPELPSEGNCRLCVVEIGEHPHTRLVNSCTYPAESGLQVQTHSEKVLQARRMTLELLLARAPKAKIIQDMAAEMGIHESRFPSEDPNELCILCGLCVRTCREVVGVSAISMAYRTPGKLVTTPFLEPSDACIGCGSCAFICPTEVIPYIEQDGKRIIWGREFEMVRCNVCGNYIAPLAQLEYWAKLTGEPVEHYFVCRDCR from the coding sequence ATGGAGGAAGTAGGTCTTCTGATCAACGGCATCTACCTCAAGGTGCCCCAGGGGTATACCCTGCTACAGGCTGCTCAACACCTCGGCGTCGATATCCCCACCCTCTGTTACCATCCCGAACTACCTTCGGAAGGCAATTGCCGGTTGTGTGTGGTAGAGATCGGCGAACATCCCCATACCCGCCTGGTCAACTCCTGTACCTATCCGGCCGAGTCCGGTCTGCAGGTGCAGACCCACTCCGAAAAGGTCCTGCAAGCCCGGCGTATGACACTGGAGCTGCTGTTGGCTCGAGCTCCCAAGGCCAAGATTATTCAGGATATGGCTGCCGAGATGGGAATCCATGAGTCCCGGTTTCCCAGCGAAGACCCGAATGAACTTTGCATCCTCTGTGGCCTGTGCGTCCGCACCTGCCGGGAGGTCGTCGGCGTCAGCGCCATCAGTATGGCTTACCGCACCCCTGGCAAGTTGGTGACCACCCCCTTTCTGGAGCCTTCCGACGCCTGCATCGGCTGCGGTTCCTGTGCCTTCATCTGTCCTACAGAGGTCATCCCTTATATTGAACAAGACGGCAAGCGCATCATCTGGGGACGGGAATTCGAGATGGTCCGCTGTAATGTCTGCGGCAACTATATCGCCCCCCTGGCCCAACTGGAATACTGGGCCAAACTTACCGGGGAACCGGTGGAACACTACTTCGTCTGCCGCGACTGCCGTTAA
- a CDS encoding 4Fe-4S binding protein: MPKIESVDHLTEYRRQVRARRDPKQQQVLVCSGPGCLPMGSTEVAQAFQEQLQEKGLQGKVVLKSTGCHGLCAHGVRVLLRPQEIAYQKVTLEDVPEIVETSLVGGGVVERLVYHDPVSGQPAVHKSEVPFYQGQKPLVLRKLDEIDPESLDDYLALGGYRTLRKVLFKMTPEEVIEAVERSGLRGRGGAGFLTGRKWRLCRQVPGELKFVICNGDEGDPGAFMDRAVMEGDPHAVLEGMIVGAFAIGARQGYIYVRHEYPLAVKRLSQAVEQAREFGLLGTNILRSGFDFDIKISQGSGAFVCGEETALIASIEGNIGEPMPRPPYPAQQGLFDLPTVINNVETWANVPEIINMGPEWFASLGTEKSKGTKVFSLVGAVNHTGLVEVPMGTTLRQIIFELGGGIPGGREFKAVQTGGPSGGCIPKQFLDLPVDYDSLQEVGSIMGSGGMIVMDTTSCMVDVARYFISFLFEESCGKCTPCREGLRQLLSILNDITSGQGKEEHLALMEEICTTMANASLCGLGQSAANPVLTTLKYFREEYEAHIRDKKCPALVCRPLLTYTIDPEACTACLACVRECPVGAISGPKKEAQHIDQDLCIKCGRCHDVCQFDADTKLRSKS, translated from the coding sequence ATGCCTAAGATTGAATCGGTTGATCATCTGACAGAATATCGGCGCCAGGTTAGGGCCCGACGGGACCCTAAGCAGCAGCAGGTTTTGGTTTGCAGCGGCCCCGGCTGTCTCCCGATGGGAAGCACCGAGGTGGCCCAGGCTTTCCAGGAGCAGCTGCAAGAAAAGGGCCTGCAAGGTAAAGTCGTTCTGAAAAGCACCGGTTGTCACGGCTTATGTGCGCACGGCGTGCGGGTGCTGCTGCGGCCCCAGGAGATCGCCTACCAGAAAGTAACCCTCGAAGATGTCCCGGAAATCGTCGAGACCAGTCTGGTCGGGGGGGGAGTGGTTGAGCGTCTGGTCTATCATGACCCGGTCAGCGGGCAACCTGCCGTTCATAAGTCTGAAGTCCCCTTTTATCAGGGGCAAAAGCCGCTGGTGTTAAGGAAACTGGATGAGATCGACCCGGAAAGTCTGGACGATTATTTAGCCTTAGGCGGCTACCGTACCCTGAGGAAGGTGCTGTTCAAGATGACCCCAGAAGAAGTCATTGAGGCCGTGGAACGTTCCGGCTTGCGGGGCCGGGGCGGGGCCGGTTTTCTCACCGGACGCAAATGGCGCCTGTGCCGCCAGGTTCCTGGTGAACTGAAATTCGTCATTTGTAACGGCGATGAAGGCGACCCGGGGGCCTTTATGGACCGGGCGGTGATGGAAGGCGACCCCCACGCTGTTCTGGAGGGTATGATCGTCGGGGCTTTTGCGATCGGCGCTCGCCAAGGTTACATCTATGTGCGGCATGAATATCCCCTGGCCGTCAAACGCCTTTCCCAGGCGGTTGAGCAGGCCCGGGAATTCGGCCTCCTAGGTACCAACATTTTGAGATCCGGATTTGACTTTGATATCAAGATCAGTCAAGGCTCCGGGGCCTTTGTCTGCGGCGAAGAAACGGCCCTGATCGCCTCCATTGAAGGCAATATCGGGGAGCCTATGCCCCGACCTCCCTATCCGGCCCAGCAAGGGCTGTTTGACCTGCCCACGGTGATCAATAATGTCGAAACCTGGGCCAATGTCCCGGAGATCATCAATATGGGGCCGGAGTGGTTTGCCTCCCTGGGGACAGAAAAGAGCAAGGGCACCAAAGTGTTCTCCCTGGTGGGGGCGGTGAATCATACCGGCCTGGTGGAGGTGCCCATGGGTACCACCCTCCGACAGATCATCTTTGAACTGGGCGGCGGCATCCCGGGAGGCCGGGAGTTCAAAGCGGTGCAGACCGGCGGCCCCTCCGGCGGCTGTATCCCCAAGCAGTTCCTGGACCTGCCGGTCGATTATGACAGCCTCCAGGAAGTCGGCTCGATCATGGGCTCCGGCGGCATGATCGTCATGGATACCACCAGCTGCATGGTGGACGTAGCCCGCTATTTCATTTCGTTTCTGTTTGAAGAATCCTGCGGCAAGTGTACTCCCTGCCGGGAAGGCCTGCGGCAGTTATTGAGTATCTTAAACGACATCACTTCCGGCCAGGGCAAGGAGGAGCATCTTGCCCTGATGGAGGAAATCTGCACCACCATGGCCAACGCCTCCCTCTGCGGGTTGGGGCAGAGCGCCGCCAATCCGGTGCTTACTACCTTAAAATATTTCCGGGAGGAATACGAAGCTCATATCCGGGACAAAAAATGTCCGGCCCTGGTGTGCCGGCCCCTGCTGACCTATACCATTGACCCGGAGGCTTGCACCGCCTGTCTGGCCTGTGTCCGGGAATGCCCGGTGGGGGCGATCAGCGGCCCCAAGAAGGAAGCGCAACATATTGATCAGGACCTCTGCATCAAATGCGGCCGCTGTCATGATGTCTGCCAATTTGACGCGGATACCAAGTTGCGATCAAAGAGCTAA
- the nuoE gene encoding NADH-quinone oxidoreductase subunit NuoE: protein MDVERLESILSRYEGYPQDLIPILQEIQDQYHYLPKDELKEVAQRINVPLTRVYSVATFYKMFSLTPKGRHQLRVCLGTTCHLKGGQRLLESMTSHLGIEPGYTTPDMQFSLETVGCLGSCAQAPVMMVDDKYYARMTIDKVPKILKLYKE, encoded by the coding sequence ATGGACGTAGAACGACTGGAATCAATTCTATCTCGATATGAGGGTTATCCCCAGGATCTGATCCCGATCCTGCAGGAAATCCAGGACCAGTATCACTATCTCCCCAAAGACGAACTGAAAGAGGTGGCGCAGCGGATCAACGTCCCCTTAACCAGAGTTTACTCGGTAGCCACCTTTTATAAGATGTTCAGTCTGACTCCCAAGGGACGCCACCAGTTGCGGGTATGCCTGGGCACTACCTGTCATCTCAAGGGCGGGCAACGCCTGTTAGAATCGATGACCAGTCACCTGGGAATCGAGCCGGGCTATACCACTCCGGACATGCAATTCTCTCTGGAGACGGTGGGCTGTTTGGGTTCCTGTGCCCAGGCCCCGGTGATGATGGTGGATGATAAATACTATGCTAGAATGACCATTGATAAGGTTCCTAAGATATTGAAACTCTATAAAGAATAA
- a CDS encoding pyruvate ferredoxin oxidoreductase (catalyzes the formation of acetyl-CoA from pyruvate and coenzyme A), producing the protein MDKFDVASSQKYDVYASRLLPKEEYFTSGHRSCQGCGEALAVRWVCKAIGKNAVIAHATGCMEIVSSGFPQTAWVQPWIHVAFENTAAVASGLEAGYKILARKGKLAGHPPKVVAMGGDGGTSDIGLQALSGAMERGHDFTYICWDNEAYMNTGIQRSSSTPYGAMTTTSPPGKRSIGQPTWKKNMVAIAVAHGIPYVATACPSYLFDLYFKVKRAVETPGPAYIHILSVCPTGWRSATDLTVRLGRLAVETGVFPLYEVVDGRYRLTIEIPKLRPVKDYLRLQGRFRHLREPEIEFIQRQVLAHYDLLLKKCAAPYPEFPPLSHAEEGA; encoded by the coding sequence ATGGATAAATTTGATGTGGCTAGCAGCCAAAAATACGATGTCTACGCCTCGCGCCTATTGCCCAAGGAGGAGTACTTCACTTCCGGCCATCGCTCCTGCCAAGGGTGTGGTGAAGCCCTGGCCGTGAGGTGGGTCTGCAAGGCCATTGGTAAAAATGCGGTTATTGCTCACGCCACTGGCTGTATGGAGATCGTCTCCTCCGGCTTCCCGCAGACGGCCTGGGTCCAACCCTGGATTCATGTGGCTTTTGAAAATACTGCGGCAGTAGCCTCGGGGTTGGAGGCTGGCTACAAGATTCTGGCCCGCAAGGGGAAACTTGCCGGTCACCCCCCCAAAGTGGTGGCTATGGGCGGTGACGGTGGCACCAGCGATATCGGCCTCCAGGCCCTGTCCGGAGCCATGGAACGGGGCCATGATTTCACCTATATCTGCTGGGATAACGAAGCTTATATGAACACCGGCATCCAACGCTCCAGCTCCACCCCTTATGGGGCCATGACCACCACCTCGCCGCCGGGCAAAAGAAGCATCGGACAACCCACCTGGAAAAAGAATATGGTGGCCATCGCAGTGGCACACGGCATCCCTTATGTGGCGACGGCCTGCCCCAGCTATCTGTTCGACCTCTATTTCAAAGTCAAACGCGCCGTGGAAACCCCGGGTCCGGCCTATATCCATATCCTGTCGGTCTGTCCCACTGGCTGGCGTTCGGCTACTGACCTGACCGTGCGACTGGGCCGCCTGGCAGTGGAAACCGGCGTCTTCCCGCTTTATGAGGTAGTAGATGGCCGTTATCGCCTGACCATTGAAATACCCAAACTGCGGCCCGTGAAAGATTATCTCAGGCTGCAGGGCCGGTTCCGGCATCTCCGGGAACCGGAGATCGAATTTATTCAACGCCAGGTGCTGGCGCACTATGATCTGTTATTGAAAAAATGCGCAGCACCCTATCCGGAATTTCCTCCCCTATCTCATGCTGAGGAAGGTGCATGA
- the porA gene encoding pyruvate ferredoxin oxidoreductase — protein sequence MAKRVGIEVSLAVSHAVQLARAEAIAAYPITPQTHIVEHLSSLVANAELEAEFINVESEHSAISACIGTSAAGARTYTATSSQGLALMHEILFIASAMRFPIVMTVANRALSGPLSIWNDHSDIMGARDIGWIQVFVQNGQEAFDHTIMAFKIAEHRRVLLPMIVNLDGFILSHVVEALEFTDQDTVDRFLPPYHPWHQLDPKKPVTMGAFGMPEIFAEFKMKHQVTLMNSYDQIMKVWQEWGQLTGRDYHPVEHYKTEGAKILLLTMGCLSEVAEIAVDELRDAGVPVGLLKLRLWRPFPFAALREAVNGAELLIVCDRALSVGGPGGPVLSEVRSVLYPLSPQPKVLGYIIGLGGRDVPPEDFKEIVAQAQAEAELGPRQEFYMYGVRG from the coding sequence ATCTTTCCAGTCTGGTTGCCAACGCCGAATTAGAGGCGGAATTTATTAATGTGGAGTCCGAGCATTCCGCTATCAGCGCCTGTATCGGCACCTCCGCGGCCGGAGCCCGGACCTATACGGCCACCAGCTCCCAAGGTCTGGCCCTGATGCACGAAATCCTGTTCATTGCCTCGGCCATGCGCTTTCCCATCGTGATGACCGTGGCCAACCGGGCCCTCTCTGGTCCCCTAAGTATCTGGAACGACCATAGCGATATCATGGGGGCGCGGGATATTGGGTGGATTCAGGTCTTTGTCCAAAATGGCCAGGAGGCCTTTGACCATACCATTATGGCCTTTAAGATTGCTGAACATCGCAGGGTGCTGTTACCGATGATCGTCAATCTGGACGGATTTATCCTCAGCCACGTGGTGGAGGCCTTGGAGTTTACTGATCAGGACACCGTGGATCGCTTTTTGCCCCCTTATCACCCCTGGCATCAACTAGACCCCAAAAAACCGGTGACCATGGGGGCCTTTGGTATGCCCGAGATTTTCGCGGAATTTAAGATGAAGCATCAGGTTACCCTGATGAACTCCTATGACCAGATTATGAAGGTGTGGCAGGAGTGGGGGCAGCTTACCGGGCGGGATTATCATCCGGTAGAGCATTACAAAACCGAAGGCGCCAAGATTCTCCTGTTGACTATGGGTTGCTTGAGTGAAGTGGCCGAAATCGCCGTGGACGAACTGAGGGACGCGGGTGTGCCGGTGGGCCTGTTAAAGTTACGTCTGTGGCGGCCCTTTCCCTTTGCCGCCCTGCGGGAGGCGGTCAATGGCGCCGAACTATTAATCGTTTGCGATCGGGCCCTGTCGGTGGGCGGCCCTGGGGGGCCGGTACTCTCTGAAGTCCGCAGCGTACTTTACCCGCTTTCTCCCCAACCCAAAGTGCTTGGTTATATAATCGGCCTGGGAGGGCGGGATGTCCCGCCCGAGGACTTTAAAGAGATCGTGGCTCAGGCCCAGGCTGAAGCTGAACTGGGACCCCGTCAAGAATTTTATATGTATGGAGTAAGAGGCTGA